A section of the Sedimentisphaera cyanobacteriorum genome encodes:
- a CDS encoding 2-oxo acid dehydrogenase subunit E2, whose translation MEKRAPLTRIQNLIGQRMLHSKRTIPSHYINKTVRTNALNRFRRDYAKSSGVRISTNDIFFAAAARAAEAFPFMLSRVEGEKIRIADTIDISFAVASRSGILFVPVIRAVELLSLAQIAEISEDLTRRGREDKLSPEEMNNASIALSSLGMYGINSFVAIPPADSNAIISVGRPESELVLKEGKPIGEKRMNFCLSVNAKTVSPFYAAKYLAKFSEFLENPVKLAD comes from the coding sequence ATGGAGAAAAGGGCACCTTTAACGAGAATACAGAATCTTATAGGCCAGCGAATGCTGCATTCAAAACGCACTATCCCCTCGCATTACATCAATAAAACCGTGCGCACAAATGCTCTGAATCGCTTCCGGCGTGATTATGCAAAGTCCTCAGGGGTGCGGATTTCAACGAATGATATTTTCTTTGCTGCTGCTGCCCGAGCTGCCGAGGCTTTCCCGTTTATGCTCTCACGAGTAGAGGGCGAAAAAATCAGAATTGCCGATACGATAGACATAAGCTTTGCTGTTGCAAGCAGGTCGGGAATTTTGTTTGTGCCTGTTATACGGGCTGTTGAACTGCTTTCCCTTGCCCAGATTGCTGAGATCAGTGAAGACCTGACCCGCCGTGGTCGTGAGGATAAACTCTCGCCTGAGGAAATGAATAATGCATCAATTGCCCTTAGCAGTCTCGGGATGTATGGGATTAATTCTTTCGTCGCAATCCCGCCAGCCGATTCCAACGCGATTATCTCTGTGGGAAGGCCTGAGTCTGAGCTGGTGCTGAAGGAAGGCAAGCCGATTGGCGAGAAAAGGATGAATTTCTGCCTTTCTGTAAACGCAAAAACAGTTTCGCCGTTTTATGCGGCAAAATATCTCGCAAAATTCTCTGAATTTTTAGAAAATCCCGTAAAACTCGCTGACTAG
- a CDS encoding SO_0444 family Cu/Zn efflux transporter produces MDFLKTFMKDFWDILGEMSPFLILGFFIAGLVSVFLSASFVRQHLGGGSLPAVFKASLFGVPLPLCSCGVMPVTLSLKEAGAGKGSAVSFLISTPQTGIDSVAVTYSLLGPVFAIVRPIAAFLSGIFGGMAVSVFDKELATSADQQPENLKKQSENENTETYRQQLKRLGAGGVLKETFSFGFLHLPLKTGRAMLIGLIIAALITVLVPDDFFIEQIQPGFWTLALMVVLGIPIYVCSSASVPIAAALIMKGLSPGAALVFLMTGPATNAASYAVLWKHFGGRCALLYFGSVVVCALGAGIILDYFTFEVGMNVAEAAMSMPPAWLRNSSAVILMAVLLVGTLRDLANSIKSRQA; encoded by the coding sequence ATGGATTTTTTAAAAACATTTATGAAAGACTTCTGGGATATTCTCGGCGAGATGTCGCCGTTTCTTATTCTCGGTTTTTTTATAGCGGGTTTAGTATCTGTATTTCTCTCTGCTTCCTTTGTTAGGCAGCATTTAGGCGGGGGAAGTTTGCCGGCAGTTTTTAAGGCTTCTCTTTTCGGAGTGCCTCTGCCGCTGTGTTCGTGCGGGGTTATGCCGGTAACGCTTTCGCTAAAGGAGGCCGGAGCGGGCAAGGGCTCTGCAGTTTCATTCCTTATATCTACTCCGCAGACAGGTATAGACAGCGTAGCGGTTACATATTCTCTCTTAGGCCCTGTATTTGCAATAGTTAGGCCGATTGCAGCCTTCCTTTCCGGCATCTTTGGCGGAATGGCGGTTAGCGTATTCGATAAGGAGCTTGCAACTTCTGCCGACCAGCAGCCCGAAAATCTGAAAAAACAAAGCGAAAATGAAAACACTGAAACCTACCGTCAGCAGCTCAAAAGGCTCGGAGCCGGAGGCGTGCTTAAGGAGACGTTCTCTTTCGGCTTCCTGCATCTGCCCCTGAAAACGGGGCGGGCTATGCTTATAGGACTGATAATAGCCGCTCTGATTACAGTTTTGGTGCCTGATGATTTCTTTATTGAGCAGATTCAGCCCGGTTTCTGGACGTTGGCTTTGATGGTTGTATTGGGGATACCCATTTACGTATGCTCCTCGGCGTCCGTGCCGATTGCTGCGGCTCTGATAATGAAAGGGCTTTCTCCAGGGGCAGCTCTGGTATTTTTGATGACAGGCCCCGCGACAAACGCTGCATCTTATGCAGTTTTGTGGAAGCATTTCGGAGGCCGGTGCGCTCTGCTGTATTTTGGCTCAGTTGTGGTATGTGCGCTCGGTGCAGGCATTATTTTAGACTACTTCACCTTTGAGGTGGGGATGAATGTTGCCGAGGCGGCTATGTCTATGCCGCCCGCATGGCTGAGGAATTCATCAGCGGTAATCCTGATGGCAGTCCTGCTTGTAGGGACGCTGAGGGATTTAGCTAACAGCATCAAAAGCAGGCAGGCATAA
- a CDS encoding DNA topoisomerase VI subunit B, with translation MTDKTSNTLLDQPKNRNSASGKKKTGATAETMAGKQRDISISEFFAKNRHLLGFDNPKKALLTTIKEAVDNALDACEEAHILPEIYISIKQITENKYQVVIRDNGPGIVKRQVPNIFARLLYGSKFHSLKMSRGQQGIGISAAGMYGLITTGEPVEVVSRTSSKHHGYYCKLKIDTAKNRPVIVEEGQEEDFPHSTGTAVTIILEGRYNKGKQSVDEYIVQTAMANPHAIITYDSPDGEHYEYQRQSSEMPFIPIEIKPHPYGVEVGMLYQMAQDSKTKKLPEFLNKEFSRVSVNLAKKITKDAGLSLSLKPSKASLPEIDQLHKVVNETKIMAPSTSCIGPIGEERLEEGIRRVVEADFYATCTRRPSVYRGNPFLVEAALAYGFQNGSDKENRDDDTKQLMQLKRIANRVPLLYQQSAGAIHKAVLDINWRNYALSQSKGALPAGPLILMVHVASVWVPFTSESKEAIAHYPEIIKEIKLAVQECGRKLGVYLRRQKKIKQELAKRSYIKTYLPHIGDALKDILELSEPQTEDVIAKLADTLERSRKF, from the coding sequence ATGACCGATAAAACATCTAATACACTTTTAGATCAGCCAAAAAACAGAAATTCAGCGTCAGGGAAGAAAAAAACCGGTGCAACAGCCGAAACAATGGCCGGCAAGCAGCGGGATATAAGCATAAGTGAATTTTTTGCAAAGAACCGCCATCTTCTCGGGTTTGACAACCCCAAAAAGGCGTTGCTTACTACAATCAAGGAGGCCGTTGACAACGCTTTGGATGCTTGCGAAGAGGCGCATATCCTGCCTGAGATTTATATATCCATCAAGCAGATTACCGAAAACAAATATCAGGTTGTAATACGTGATAACGGCCCGGGTATTGTGAAAAGGCAGGTTCCGAATATCTTTGCCCGCCTTCTCTACGGCAGTAAATTCCACTCGCTCAAGATGAGCCGCGGTCAGCAGGGGATCGGGATAAGCGCGGCTGGCATGTACGGGCTTATCACAACCGGCGAGCCTGTGGAGGTGGTATCGAGAACGAGTTCGAAGCACCACGGCTACTACTGCAAGCTGAAGATCGACACGGCCAAAAACAGGCCTGTGATTGTGGAGGAGGGGCAGGAAGAAGACTTCCCCCATTCCACGGGCACAGCGGTTACGATTATCCTTGAGGGGAGATACAACAAAGGCAAGCAGTCTGTGGATGAGTATATCGTGCAGACGGCAATGGCCAACCCGCACGCAATAATAACCTATGACTCCCCCGACGGCGAACATTACGAATACCAGAGGCAGAGCAGCGAGATGCCTTTTATCCCGATCGAGATAAAGCCCCACCCTTACGGAGTGGAAGTTGGTATGCTTTATCAGATGGCGCAGGACAGCAAAACAAAAAAACTGCCTGAATTTTTGAATAAGGAATTCTCGCGTGTAAGCGTTAATCTTGCCAAAAAGATAACCAAAGATGCAGGTCTCAGCCTTTCGCTCAAGCCCTCGAAAGCGAGCCTTCCTGAGATAGACCAGCTGCATAAAGTGGTAAATGAGACAAAGATTATGGCGCCCTCTACCAGCTGTATCGGTCCGATTGGAGAAGAACGTCTCGAAGAGGGCATAAGGCGCGTTGTGGAGGCGGATTTCTACGCAACCTGCACCCGCAGACCCAGCGTGTACAGGGGAAATCCTTTCCTTGTGGAAGCGGCTCTTGCTTACGGATTCCAGAACGGCAGCGATAAAGAAAACAGAGATGACGACACAAAGCAGCTTATGCAGCTAAAGCGAATCGCAAACCGAGTGCCCCTGCTGTATCAGCAGTCTGCCGGTGCGATTCACAAGGCAGTGCTGGATATTAACTGGCGAAACTACGCCCTGAGCCAGAGCAAAGGGGCTCTTCCCGCGGGTCCGCTGATTCTTATGGTTCATGTGGCTTCGGTATGGGTGCCTTTTACAAGCGAGAGCAAGGAGGCGATTGCCCATTATCCCGAGATAATCAAGGAGATTAAGCTCGCTGTTCAGGAATGCGGCAGAAAGCTGGGGGTTTACCTAAGGCGGCAGAAAAAAATCAAACAGGAGCTCGCAAAACGCAGCTATATAAAAACATACCTCCCGCACATCGGCGATGCCCTGAAGGACATTTTGGAACTTTCAGAACCCCAAACCGAGGATGTAATAGCAAAGCTGGCCGACACGCTCGAGAGATCAAGAAAATTTTAA
- the mnmG gene encoding tRNA uridine-5-carboxymethylaminomethyl(34) synthesis enzyme MnmG: MAKDKKYDCIIIGGGHAGIEAAAVCANMGASTLLVTIRLDSIGEMSCNPSIGGIGKGQLTREIDALGGVMALAIDIAGIQFRLLNRSKGPAVQSPRAQADKNAYKKFTQEYLSSLDNLDIAEGNAAEILTENATASGIRTADGRIFRGKAVIVTAGTFLRGLMHIGEERIPGGRRGEEPANELSDSLRSLGLKIERLKTGTPVRLDASTIDYSKTERQNGDENPRPFSFMNDRIEQKQICCWITYTNPEVHELLRENMERAPLYSGQINSTGPRYCPSIETKIMRFPDKQNHQIFIEPETADELTMYPNGISTSVPRDVQESMLRLIPGFENAKVVHYGYAIEYDYCPATQLKITFETKNLSWLYLAGQVCGTSGYEEAAAQGLYAGVNAVRKLRGEEPFIIRRDQAYIGVMVDDLLTKHITEPYRMFTSRAEYRLTLRADNADRRLTPLARDAGLISEQRWQRYQKKTAEIQAVEKYLKTARSAGRSLWQQLQQPDNPLRQNLKTDEVIASMDPSLEVLEAVMIDAKYEGYLSRQEKLVKGLSNLEKVRLPSDIDYFSVPHLRSEAKERLTEIKPHNLGQASRIGGITPADITVLQVYMKASGKIA; this comes from the coding sequence ATGGCAAAAGACAAAAAATATGACTGCATAATAATCGGCGGCGGGCATGCCGGAATCGAGGCGGCAGCCGTCTGCGCAAATATGGGAGCTTCTACCCTTCTTGTAACGATTCGTTTGGATTCAATAGGAGAGATGAGCTGCAACCCTTCAATAGGCGGCATCGGCAAGGGACAGCTTACCCGAGAGATAGACGCCCTTGGCGGGGTGATGGCTTTAGCAATAGACATCGCGGGGATACAGTTCCGTCTTTTGAACCGCTCCAAAGGACCTGCTGTGCAGTCCCCAAGGGCTCAGGCAGACAAAAACGCATATAAAAAGTTCACGCAGGAATATCTCTCTTCGCTGGATAATCTCGATATAGCAGAAGGCAATGCCGCAGAGATTCTAACCGAAAACGCAACCGCCTCCGGCATTCGCACCGCAGACGGCCGCATTTTCAGGGGTAAGGCGGTAATAGTTACAGCAGGAACCTTCCTTCGAGGCCTAATGCACATAGGTGAAGAACGCATCCCTGGCGGAAGGCGCGGCGAAGAACCGGCCAACGAGCTCAGCGACAGTCTCCGCAGTCTCGGGCTGAAAATCGAGCGGCTCAAAACAGGCACTCCCGTTCGCCTCGACGCCTCAACAATAGACTACAGCAAAACAGAGCGGCAAAACGGCGATGAAAATCCAAGGCCGTTTTCGTTTATGAACGACCGCATAGAGCAAAAGCAGATCTGCTGCTGGATAACCTACACCAATCCGGAAGTGCACGAGCTGCTTCGGGAAAATATGGAACGTGCCCCGCTGTATTCAGGCCAGATAAATTCCACCGGCCCGCGCTACTGCCCGAGCATAGAAACCAAGATTATGCGTTTCCCTGATAAGCAGAATCATCAGATATTCATCGAGCCGGAAACAGCCGATGAGCTTACGATGTATCCGAACGGGATAAGCACTTCTGTGCCCAGAGATGTGCAGGAGAGTATGCTAAGGCTCATTCCGGGTTTTGAGAATGCAAAGGTAGTTCATTACGGATATGCAATAGAATACGACTACTGCCCTGCAACTCAGCTCAAAATCACCTTCGAAACTAAGAACCTCTCATGGCTTTATCTTGCAGGTCAGGTATGCGGGACATCCGGCTACGAGGAGGCCGCTGCTCAGGGGCTTTATGCAGGCGTTAATGCCGTCAGGAAGCTGCGGGGCGAGGAGCCCTTTATAATAAGGCGGGACCAGGCCTATATCGGGGTGATGGTGGACGACCTTCTCACAAAACACATCACCGAGCCCTACAGGATGTTCACCTCCCGAGCTGAATATCGGCTTACCCTGCGTGCAGACAATGCAGACCGCCGGCTTACGCCCTTAGCACGAGATGCAGGGCTTATCAGCGAGCAGAGATGGCAGAGGTATCAGAAAAAGACTGCTGAGATTCAGGCTGTTGAGAAGTATCTAAAAACCGCAAGGTCAGCTGGCCGTTCCCTTTGGCAGCAGCTTCAGCAGCCCGATAATCCGCTAAGGCAAAACCTCAAGACCGATGAAGTGATAGCGAGTATGGATCCCTCGCTGGAGGTTTTGGAGGCGGTGATGATTGATGCCAAATACGAAGGATACCTCAGCAGGCAGGAGAAGCTCGTGAAGGGGCTGAGCAATCTTGAGAAGGTTCGTTTGCCTTCGGATATTGATTATTTCAGCGTTCCCCACCTTCGAAGCGAAGCGAAGGAAAGGCTCACGGAAATAAAACCCCACAATCTCGGACAGGCAAGCAGAATAGGCGGAATCACGCCGGCTGACATAACAGTTTTGCAGGTGTATATGAAGGCCTCAGGAAAAATCGCTTGA
- a CDS encoding SIR2 family NAD-dependent protein deacylase, which yields MLREKAEIFIERLEKAGKAVVLTGAGVSTSSGIPDFRSKNGLYSKISEDTFDLDNFLAKPLEYYKTALEYIHPLADAEPNAAHKMLAELESRGLIEAVITQNIDNLHQKAGSKNVVEFHGNIKSFFCTGCAKQYTRNEVEEFLLEGKLPECRECGRMIRPGVVFFGDPIPEKALTYSYRLASECGAFAAIGSSLCVMPASNLPLIAMQGGADVFVINREQVYPDNMTEYNFTVDISEFSEAVLEVLGQSS from the coding sequence ATGCTAAGAGAAAAAGCAGAAATATTTATTGAACGGCTCGAAAAGGCCGGCAAAGCAGTAGTGCTTACAGGAGCAGGTGTTTCAACGAGTTCTGGCATCCCGGATTTTCGTTCGAAAAACGGGCTCTATTCCAAGATCTCTGAAGATACCTTCGATCTTGACAACTTTCTCGCCAAGCCTTTGGAGTATTACAAAACCGCCCTAGAATATATACACCCTCTTGCAGATGCCGAGCCGAACGCTGCCCATAAAATGCTTGCAGAGCTTGAGAGCAGGGGGCTTATTGAGGCCGTGATAACGCAGAACATAGACAATCTCCATCAGAAGGCCGGCTCGAAGAATGTAGTCGAGTTCCATGGTAATATAAAGAGCTTCTTCTGTACCGGCTGCGCAAAGCAGTACACCCGGAATGAGGTAGAGGAGTTTTTGCTGGAAGGCAAGCTGCCTGAATGCAGAGAATGCGGCAGGATGATACGTCCGGGCGTGGTGTTCTTCGGCGATCCAATCCCCGAGAAAGCCCTCACTTATTCATACCGCCTTGCCTCTGAGTGCGGGGCTTTTGCTGCGATCGGCTCTTCGCTCTGTGTTATGCCTGCATCCAACCTGCCGCTAATTGCTATGCAGGGCGGGGCGGATGTGTTTGTGATAAACCGTGAGCAGGTGTATCCCGATAATATGACCGAATACAATTTCACTGTAGATATATCAGAATTTTCCGAAGCCGTACTGGAGGTTCTCGGCCAATCGAGCTGA
- a CDS encoding dockerin type I domain-containing protein has product MKYVVLIVCAAGVAFGFQAGSGTLEDPYIISNEQELSDVNADLSACYVLGTDLYLSESEPAIIAPDSTPEDPSFTGEAFTGRFFGKGRSIRGVNISAENQYYCGLFGFIEDGGEVHNLKVSGSLNTSGTTGYAGLVAGRNKGMITGCSVNADLSLSSQTIYTGFITGSNEGGILRSSSNGNLTGAKQYIGGLAGYSTSQAYFSDCLSKAVIDLSDNPDYVGGICGYCSSRIENSFFNGSFLSSAHADKFGSITGKAKDASIEGCRWSESAGCQSYTGESQNTIPQNTFMLEESQLASAESYSGWDMLGESENGESEIWRIAQQGAELYHSGIFEDYNKDGIVDAIDFSILAQYFPINQQSQTALPLPCDGNFDGLLSLSDLAFFCESWLQGE; this is encoded by the coding sequence ATGAAATACGTTGTCCTGATTGTTTGCGCAGCTGGAGTTGCTTTCGGTTTTCAAGCCGGAAGCGGCACGCTGGAAGACCCTTATATCATCTCTAATGAGCAAGAGCTTAGCGATGTAAACGCTGACCTCTCTGCCTGCTATGTGCTCGGCACTGATTTATACCTCTCCGAAAGCGAGCCTGCAATAATAGCTCCCGACTCAACGCCTGAAGACCCCTCTTTCACAGGCGAGGCGTTCACAGGCAGATTCTTCGGGAAAGGCCGCAGTATAAGAGGGGTGAACATATCAGCAGAAAACCAATACTACTGCGGGCTTTTCGGCTTTATCGAAGATGGGGGCGAAGTTCATAACTTGAAAGTAAGCGGCAGCTTAAACACTTCTGGTACAACCGGTTACGCAGGGCTGGTGGCAGGCAGAAACAAAGGTATGATTACGGGTTGTTCTGTGAATGCAGACTTGAGCCTCTCATCTCAAACGATATACACCGGGTTTATAACAGGCTCTAATGAAGGCGGGATTTTACGCAGCAGCAGCAACGGGAACCTCACAGGCGCAAAACAGTATATCGGCGGTCTCGCCGGCTACTCCACCTCGCAGGCTTATTTTTCAGACTGCCTGAGCAAGGCGGTTATCGATCTTTCAGACAACCCGGATTACGTGGGCGGGATTTGCGGTTACTGCTCTTCGAGAATTGAAAATTCATTCTTCAACGGAAGCTTTCTAAGCTCTGCACATGCAGATAAATTCGGCAGCATAACCGGCAAGGCTAAAGATGCTTCTATAGAAGGCTGCAGGTGGAGCGAATCGGCAGGCTGCCAAAGCTATACGGGCGAATCGCAAAATACGATCCCCCAGAACACCTTTATGCTCGAAGAATCTCAGCTCGCAAGTGCGGAAAGCTATTCAGGCTGGGATATGCTCGGAGAAAGCGAAAACGGTGAAAGCGAGATTTGGCGCATTGCCCAGCAGGGCGCGGAGCTCTATCATTCGGGGATATTCGAGGATTACAACAAAGACGGGATCGTGGACGCGATAGACTTCTCTATACTTGCGCAATACTTCCCGATAAACCAGCAGAGCCAAACTGCCCTGCCGCTGCCATGCGACGGGAACTTCGACGGCCTGCTGAGCTTATCCGATCTTGCGTTTTTCTGCGAAAGCTGGCTTCAGGGCGAATAA
- a CDS encoding substrate-binding domain-containing protein, translating to MEIDKEADIHINSRQKFYRVYKSLKDKIESNAFGKTNKLPTEVELAEIYEVSRPTVAKALDLLRSSGYIERVSGTGTFVRYNSKEGTKNFALLIPGLGETEIFESICGHMSHLAELENFNLIWTGSMQEDARVRREHIKSLAQRYITQQHIDGVFFCPLELISEKDLVNQEIAEMFESANIPIVLMDRDISAFPERSSYDLVSVDNFRLAFVLAKHMLNQGCKTLRFLARPYSAPSVKMRIYGFKQALLEEGINAGDENVIIDDMNSEGFAERLLGGAEKPGVLCANDTTASELMHVLERGGWKIPQDVKAAGVDDVRYAKFLRVPLTTYRQPVKEIAKEAVQLMLSRVQKPHQPARKVVLSGELVVRESTY from the coding sequence ATGGAAATTGATAAAGAAGCTGATATTCACATAAACTCAAGGCAGAAGTTTTACAGGGTTTACAAATCATTAAAAGATAAGATTGAAAGCAACGCCTTCGGCAAAACAAACAAGCTGCCAACTGAGGTTGAGCTTGCGGAGATATACGAGGTTTCAAGGCCTACTGTAGCAAAAGCGCTGGATCTTCTCAGGTCTTCAGGTTATATAGAGCGCGTGAGCGGGACGGGCACGTTTGTTCGTTACAACTCGAAAGAGGGTACTAAAAACTTTGCGCTGCTGATACCCGGGCTTGGCGAGACAGAGATTTTCGAATCGATATGCGGGCATATGTCTCATCTTGCGGAATTGGAGAATTTCAATTTGATCTGGACAGGCTCAATGCAGGAAGATGCCCGGGTGCGGCGTGAGCATATCAAATCTCTCGCCCAGAGATACATTACGCAGCAGCATATTGACGGCGTATTTTTCTGTCCGCTTGAGCTTATCAGCGAGAAGGATCTGGTAAATCAGGAAATAGCTGAAATGTTTGAGAGCGCGAATATACCGATAGTACTGATGGACAGGGACATCTCTGCCTTCCCCGAGAGAAGCAGTTACGACCTTGTGAGCGTTGATAACTTCCGTCTGGCTTTTGTACTTGCCAAGCATATGCTTAATCAGGGCTGCAAAACACTGAGATTTCTCGCACGGCCTTACTCTGCTCCTTCTGTGAAGATGCGAATCTACGGCTTCAAGCAGGCTCTGCTGGAGGAGGGCATCAACGCAGGCGATGAGAATGTTATAATTGATGATATGAACAGCGAAGGGTTTGCCGAAAGACTTCTTGGAGGTGCTGAAAAGCCCGGCGTTTTGTGCGCAAACGATACGACCGCCTCGGAACTGATGCATGTATTAGAAAGGGGCGGCTGGAAAATCCCGCAGGATGTAAAGGCGGCCGGGGTGGACGATGTGCGGTATGCCAAGTTTTTGAGAGTGCCGCTTACTACTTACCGCCAGCCTGTAAAGGAGATTGCGAAAGAGGCAGTGCAACTGATGCTCAGTCGGGTTCAAAAACCTCATCAGCCTGCCAGAAAGGTAGTTTTAAGCGGAGAGCTTGTAGTGCGTGAATCAACATACTAA
- a CDS encoding sugar porter family MFS transporter yields the protein MQHKRLFLWSVTASLAGFLFGFDTIVISGAEQKIEEVWNLSSGMHGICMSAALWGTVLGALIGGMPAEKFGRRKTLIWIGVLYLLSAIGSGMAPDKYFFIISRFIGGIGVGIATIASPMYISEIAPAGLRGRLAGMFQFNIVFGILVAFLSNYLIGRYMDESIAWRWMLGIEALPALIYSLMCIMICESPRWLIVHGGKREEGVRVFSEINPDMSEQELQSLADSVEESSEIETKPTIGGVKAQKAKFFTSKLKIPIMLAFLVAFFNQLSGINAILYFAPRIFEWTGLGESAALLKSVGIGITNLVFTYVGLYLIDKFGRRTLLYIGSFGYIASLGLCSWAFAVENYAIVPACIFAFIAAHAVGQGAVIWVLISEIFPNRFRSAGQSLGSFTHWFFAASLTLVFPKMAETLQPAAIFGFFCFMMILQLVWVKTMVPETKNVSLEEMQKKLGIQ from the coding sequence ATGCAGCACAAACGTTTATTTCTCTGGTCTGTAACGGCCTCGCTGGCCGGTTTTTTGTTCGGGTTCGATACGATTGTTATCTCCGGCGCCGAGCAGAAAATCGAAGAGGTATGGAATTTAAGCTCTGGGATGCACGGGATATGTATGAGCGCAGCATTATGGGGAACTGTGCTCGGAGCTCTTATAGGCGGCATGCCCGCTGAGAAATTCGGGCGGAGAAAAACGCTGATATGGATAGGCGTGCTTTATCTTCTCTCGGCAATCGGATCGGGTATGGCTCCGGATAAATACTTCTTTATTATCTCACGTTTTATCGGCGGAATCGGCGTTGGAATTGCAACGATTGCCTCGCCTATGTATATTTCTGAAATTGCCCCTGCAGGGCTTCGAGGACGTCTTGCGGGGATGTTCCAGTTTAATATTGTATTCGGTATATTAGTGGCATTTCTCTCCAACTACCTTATCGGCAGATATATGGATGAATCCATTGCATGGAGATGGATGCTGGGCATAGAAGCTCTGCCCGCCCTTATATACAGTCTGATGTGTATTATGATTTGCGAGAGCCCTCGCTGGCTCATCGTTCACGGAGGCAAACGCGAAGAGGGCGTCAGAGTTTTCAGCGAGATAAACCCCGATATGTCTGAACAAGAGCTCCAGTCGCTTGCGGATTCAGTGGAAGAAAGCTCTGAGATTGAAACAAAGCCTACTATAGGCGGAGTGAAGGCTCAAAAGGCAAAATTTTTCACTTCGAAGCTAAAGATTCCGATTATGCTTGCCTTTCTCGTTGCGTTTTTTAATCAGCTCTCAGGAATCAACGCAATACTCTACTTTGCCCCGAGAATCTTTGAATGGACAGGGCTCGGCGAGAGCGCCGCACTTCTGAAGTCGGTAGGAATTGGGATAACAAATCTGGTATTTACGTATGTAGGGCTGTATCTGATAGACAAGTTCGGCAGAAGAACGCTTCTGTATATCGGCTCATTCGGCTATATAGCCTCGCTCGGCTTATGCTCTTGGGCGTTCGCTGTTGAGAATTATGCTATAGTTCCCGCCTGCATATTTGCCTTCATCGCTGCTCATGCGGTAGGCCAGGGTGCTGTGATATGGGTTCTGATAAGCGAGATCTTCCCGAACCGCTTCAGGTCTGCTGGGCAGTCTCTGGGCAGCTTTACCCACTGGTTCTTCGCAGCCTCGCTTACACTGGTATTCCCAAAGATGGCCGAAACACTTCAGCCGGCAGCTATATTCGGTTTCTTCTGCTTTATGATGATACTGCAGCTTGTCTGGGTTAAGACAATGGTTCCCGAGACAAAGAATGTTTCGCTTGAAGAAATGCAGAAAAAATTAGGGATTCAGTAG
- a CDS encoding carbohydrate kinase family protein, whose protein sequence is MAKNLKRFKVAGIGEILFDNLPGGRRLGGAPANFAIHCSLMGAESSVVSSVGEDQAGKDILSELETKGIDTSCISVNSRPTGSVDVKLCPEGQPEYIINENSAWDYITISPEALKLAANCDAVCFGSLAQRNETSRKSILYFLESAGDQCIKVFDVNIRQQYYSREIIENSLMISDILKLNDEELEIFRVMLGIEGLNDRQTLGHILNHYNLKLIALTLGAEGSIMADREEYSHASAKAAKVRDTVGAGDCFTAAMVYSFLCGVSIEETNEFASKAASFVCTKDGATPSLPAEILDEIKNRQINTLQN, encoded by the coding sequence ATGGCAAAGAACTTGAAACGATTTAAAGTAGCCGGGATTGGTGAAATATTATTCGACAATCTCCCGGGAGGTCGCCGCCTGGGCGGAGCGCCGGCAAATTTCGCCATTCACTGCTCACTTATGGGCGCAGAAAGCTCAGTTGTAAGCTCTGTCGGCGAAGATCAGGCAGGTAAAGATATACTCAGCGAGCTGGAAACTAAGGGCATTGACACAAGCTGCATCTCAGTGAACAGCCGCCCTACAGGCAGCGTGGACGTAAAGCTTTGCCCTGAAGGGCAGCCTGAATATATAATAAACGAAAATTCTGCTTGGGATTATATCACGATCTCTCCGGAAGCTCTGAAGCTTGCGGCAAACTGCGATGCGGTCTGCTTCGGCAGCCTCGCCCAGAGAAACGAAACTTCAAGGAAGTCTATTCTTTATTTTTTAGAATCTGCCGGAGACCAGTGCATCAAGGTGTTTGATGTAAATATCCGTCAGCAATACTACAGCAGGGAGATTATCGAAAACTCCCTGATGATCTCGGACATACTCAAGCTCAATGATGAAGAACTGGAGATTTTCAGGGTTATGCTTGGGATTGAAGGCTTAAACGACAGGCAAACGCTGGGGCATATACTGAATCACTACAACCTAAAGCTTATCGCTCTAACCCTCGGGGCGGAAGGGAGCATTATGGCAGACAGGGAGGAATACTCTCATGCTTCAGCAAAGGCGGCAAAGGTTAGAGACACAGTTGGGGCGGGAGACTGCTTCACCGCTGCAATGGTTTACAGCTTTCTATGCGGGGTAAGCATTGAAGAAACCAACGAATTCGCCTCGAAGGCGGCCAGTTTCGTATGCACTAAGGACGGGGCAACGCCCAGCCTGCCGGCGGAGATTCTGGATGAAATAAAAAATCGGCAAATTAATACTCTACAAAATTAA